One part of the Oryzias melastigma strain HK-1 linkage group LG21, ASM292280v2, whole genome shotgun sequence genome encodes these proteins:
- the LOC112155418 gene encoding uncharacterized protein LOC112155418 codes for METGSFIPNYPGVEGGTPEVSEVFGRNTPDVLQMADESDAWSEEMGDDSVFYSDEEQDQKDRRAFLPSHFGVKRCRQLVNSVAEGETLHHIEEDPGDVFIHHGSLEKQAMWTKEGFHNLHMLTSLQAGKAPTECTKMLLDVQTKYDTSTPEEKASASSHNLLNPLIEKSQHLPRAETQRSRNRRLQQDAEMEQSFQTRPEFLQNPSRSTLPTVKKSGCDGFNHLTSSKYSTVSYRKICRGNTQQKIKDYEVKLRKK; via the exons ATGGAAACAGGTTCTTTCATTCCTAATTATCCAGGAGTAGAAGGAGGCACACCTGAGGTGTCGGAGGTCTTTGGTAGAAACACACCGGACGTCCTTCAGATGGCGGATGAAAGTGATGCTTGGTCAGAGGAGATGGGCGATGACTCTGTGTTCTACAGCGACGAGGAGCAAGATCAGAAGGACAGAAGAGCTTTCCTGCCAAGTCATTTTGGTGTCAAAAGGTGCCGACAACTTGTCAACAGTGTAGCAGAAGGGGAAACTCTTCATCACATCGAGGAGGATCCAGGGGACGTTTTTATTCACCACGGAAGCTTGGAAAAGCAGGCCATGTGGACGAAAGAAGGATTCCACAACCTCCACATGTTAACCTCTCTACAGGCAGGAAAAGCACCGACTGAATGTACAAAAATGCTGCTGGATGTTCAAACCAAGTATGATACAAGTACTCCAGAAGAAAAGG cttcagcatcttcccACAACCTGCTAAATCCACTTATTGAGAAGAGCCAACATCTGCCAAGAGCTGAAACGCAGAGGTCTAGAAACAGACGGCTTCAGCAGGACGCGGAAATGGAGCAAAGCTTTCAAACTCGTCCAGAGTTTCTTCAGAACCCGAGCCGCTCGACTCTGCCTACCGTGAAGAAATCCGGCTGCGACGGCTTCAACCACCTCACCTCCTCCAAATACAGCACCGTGTCCTACCGCAAGATCTGCAGAGGCAACActcagcagaaaataaaagactatGAGGTCAAGTTAaggaaaaagtga